The Aquipuribacter hungaricus region GCAGGAGCACGCCGCCACGATGGTGCGGGAGGCCGGTCACGTCATGACGCTGGCCGGGGCCTCCCGGCAGCTGTACGCAGCGGCGGACGTGCGCACCGAGCTGTGCCGGCTGGCACGACACGTCAGCGGCGCCGACCTGGTCTACCTGCTCGAGCCGGACACGCGCGGCAGCCTCACCACCACCGCCACCGACGGCACCGAAGCCTCGCCCGTCACGTTCCGCCTGCAGGGCGAGGCGTCGCTGACCGTCAACGCCTTCC contains the following coding sequences:
- a CDS encoding MASE1 domain-containing protein, with amino-acid sequence LPDAFTLVVLTVWAALRFDTTLVVVHDLVMGVLAVVFTLTGHGPFAVIADDATRAMVVQLYVGLIAVVGTALALGRDERVILMRRLQEHAATMVREAGHVMTLAGASRQLYAAADVRTELCRLARHVSGADLVYLLEPDTRGSLTTTATDGTEASPVTFRLQGEASLTVNAF